The following are encoded in a window of Flavobacterium cupriresistens genomic DNA:
- the recF gene encoding DNA replication/repair protein RecF (All proteins in this family for which functions are known are DNA-binding proteins that assist the filamentation of RecA onto DNA for the initiation of recombination or recombinational repair.): MHLNKISLFNYKNFSEVSFDFDTKINCFVGKNGIGKTNVLDAIYHLAYGKSYFNPLAVQNIKHGEEFFVIDAELEKNDRTEQIVCSLKKGQKKILKRNGKAYDKFSDHIGFIPLVIISPADRDLIVEGSETRRKFMDSVISQLDSTYLQQLIQYQKIIVQRNALLKYFALNHVFDNDTLSIYNEQLNVFGKSIFEKRKDFLEQFIPIFNKHHQSITGSEETVQLVYESHLFEKDLLTLLQETINKDRALHYTSAGVHKDDLSFEIDSYPIKKFGSQGQQKSFLIALKLAQFEFLKKQSGVKPLLLFDDIFDKLDESRVAKIIEMVNSETFGQLFISDTHPERTEAIVKSTHQSYKIFNL, encoded by the coding sequence GACTTCGACACTAAGATTAATTGTTTTGTTGGAAAAAACGGAATTGGAAAAACGAATGTACTCGACGCTATTTATCATTTGGCGTACGGAAAAAGTTATTTCAATCCCTTGGCCGTGCAAAACATCAAACATGGGGAAGAGTTTTTTGTAATTGATGCGGAATTAGAGAAAAACGACAGAACGGAACAAATTGTTTGCAGCTTAAAAAAAGGGCAGAAAAAAATCTTAAAAAGAAACGGCAAGGCTTACGATAAATTCTCGGACCACATCGGATTTATTCCTTTGGTAATCATTTCGCCTGCCGATCGCGATTTAATTGTGGAAGGTAGCGAAACACGTCGTAAATTTATGGACAGTGTGATCTCGCAATTAGACAGCACTTACCTGCAGCAACTTATACAATATCAGAAAATAATTGTACAGCGAAATGCGCTATTAAAGTATTTTGCACTCAATCACGTTTTTGACAACGATACCTTATCTATATATAATGAGCAATTAAATGTTTTTGGAAAATCTATTTTTGAAAAACGAAAAGACTTCCTGGAACAATTCATCCCTATCTTCAACAAACACCATCAATCGATAACCGGCTCTGAAGAAACGGTACAGCTGGTTTATGAAAGTCATTTGTTTGAAAAAGACTTATTGACTCTTCTACAGGAAACCATCAATAAGGATCGTGCTTTACATTATACAAGTGCCGGTGTGCATAAAGATGATTTGTCATTTGAAATTGACTCCTATCCGATCAAAAAATTTGGCTCACAGGGGCAGCAAAAGTCCTTTTTGATTGCTTTAAAATTGGCTCAGTTTGAATTTCTGAAAAAACAGAGTGGTGTAAAACCGCTTTTACTTTTTGATGATATTTTTGACAAACTAGATGAAAGTCGTGTTGCAAAAATCATCGAGATGGTCAACAGCGAAACATTTGGTCAACTTTTCATTTCTGATACGCATCCGGAACGCACTGAAGCGATTGTAAAATCAACACATCAGAGTTACAAGATCTTTAATTTATGA
- a CDS encoding thioredoxin domain-containing protein — MKFFSTLLLLTVFTITSCNQKQTNSFEEISPKVFTEKIKTTENPQILDVRTPDEFASEHIDNAINVNWNDEDFATKAATYDKSKPVFVYCLSGGRSKKAAAKLNELGFTTVYELEGGIMSWNAEGLSKPSTAQIGMTQDDFNKLLNTDKKVLVDFYAEWCGPCKQMEPYLLKMQKEMGDQVTIIRIDVDKNKTLTTEMKIDQLPTMFLYEKKEVKWRNVGFISEQDLKKQLQ, encoded by the coding sequence ATGAAATTCTTTTCAACATTACTGCTACTAACTGTATTTACCATTACATCTTGCAACCAAAAACAGACAAACTCTTTTGAGGAAATCAGCCCGAAAGTATTTACAGAAAAAATAAAAACTACCGAAAACCCTCAAATCTTAGACGTTAGAACCCCTGATGAATTTGCATCTGAACACATTGACAATGCTATAAATGTTAACTGGAATGACGAAGATTTCGCTACAAAAGCGGCAACTTACGACAAATCAAAACCTGTTTTTGTCTATTGTTTAAGTGGTGGAAGAAGTAAAAAAGCGGCTGCAAAACTAAACGAATTAGGTTTTACAACAGTCTACGAATTAGAAGGCGGAATCATGAGCTGGAACGCAGAAGGATTATCTAAACCATCAACCGCCCAAATCGGAATGACTCAGGATGATTTTAATAAATTACTGAATACAGATAAAAAAGTTTTAGTAGACTTTTACGCTGAATGGTGTGGTCCTTGCAAACAAATGGAACCGTACTTATTGAAAATGCAAAAAGAAATGGGAGATCAGGTAACCATTATTCGAATCGATGTGGACAAAAACAAAACATTGACTACAGAGATGAAAATAGACCAACTTCCGACTATGTTTTTATACGAGAAAAAAGAAGTCAAATGGAGAAACGTAGGTTTCATCAGCGAACAGGACTTAAAAAAACAACTGCAATAA
- a CDS encoding DUF2461 domain-containing protein, protein MLTKESLQFLDDLKANNNRDWFQDNKKRYEVFKKDYHQLVSDFLDVMKPLDPSLELLEVKNCTFRINRDIRFSKDKSPYKAHLGVWISGGTKGLNRAGYYVHIEKGASFIAGGFYSPESDDLKKVRKEIAFFYDDLEGILSDKNFKKEFGSFDVNESNSLKNPPRGYEKDHPAIEFLKLKSFTASQKYDIKEVAQKDFVAKMSQKLIALKPLNEFINRALDTDEF, encoded by the coding sequence ATGCTAACGAAAGAATCATTGCAATTTTTAGACGATCTAAAAGCCAACAACAATAGAGATTGGTTTCAGGACAACAAAAAGAGATACGAAGTTTTCAAAAAAGATTACCACCAATTGGTAAGTGATTTTCTGGATGTAATGAAACCACTTGACCCTTCATTAGAGTTACTTGAAGTCAAAAATTGTACTTTCAGGATCAATCGTGACATTCGGTTTTCTAAAGACAAATCTCCATACAAAGCCCATTTGGGTGTTTGGATATCGGGAGGAACCAAAGGCTTAAACCGTGCCGGGTATTATGTGCACATTGAAAAAGGTGCCAGTTTTATTGCCGGAGGATTTTATTCCCCTGAATCGGATGATTTAAAAAAAGTCAGAAAAGAGATTGCCTTTTTTTACGATGATTTAGAAGGAATTCTATCCGACAAAAACTTCAAAAAAGAGTTTGGCAGTTTTGATGTCAACGAAAGCAATTCGCTTAAAAACCCACCTCGTGGTTATGAGAAAGACCACCCTGCAATTGAATTCTTAAAATTGAAAAGTTTTACAGCTTCTCAAAAATACGACATAAAGGAAGTGGCTCAAAAAGATTTCGTTGCTAAAATGAGTCAAAAACTAATTGCGTTAAAACCTTTAAACGAATTCATCAACCGTGCTTTAGATACGGATGAATTTTAA
- a CDS encoding glycosyltransferase family 4 protein, giving the protein MKRKILFLGESYRADAITWMKGLKEFGDFEICTWELKTPNNTKLNRFKRIAEYLFAPLSIRKIIRQEKPDMVIAERTTSYGFLAALSGAKTIAIAQQGRTDLWPEGSVLLPLKKIIQKYAFKKAHLIHAWGPVMTISMKEIGVDMSKVLVLPKGIDLSLFTPSTSNSTKIEAIVTRSLQPEYRHDSILKAFSIVQQKGIDFTITIVGDGTRLTYLKDLASTLQIENKVVFTGRIPNTELPKLLQQSNIYISMPITEGVSASLFEAMACHCYPVVSDIPGNQSWITHRKNGQLITIDDIEKLAEELIWSFENPESRNQAVLQNRKFVEENANYNSNMKMIADKYHELLGLRDM; this is encoded by the coding sequence ATGAAAAGAAAAATACTTTTTCTTGGCGAATCTTATCGTGCCGACGCTATCACCTGGATGAAAGGCCTGAAGGAATTTGGTGATTTTGAGATTTGCACCTGGGAGCTTAAAACTCCAAACAATACGAAACTGAACCGTTTCAAACGTATTGCAGAATACCTGTTTGCTCCTCTTTCCATTCGCAAAATCATTCGTCAGGAAAAACCGGATATGGTTATTGCTGAAAGAACGACCAGTTACGGTTTTTTAGCCGCTTTATCAGGCGCCAAAACCATCGCCATTGCACAACAAGGAAGAACCGATTTATGGCCTGAGGGTTCTGTTTTATTGCCTTTAAAAAAAATTATTCAGAAATATGCTTTCAAAAAAGCACATCTAATTCATGCCTGGGGACCGGTCATGACCATTTCAATGAAGGAAATTGGTGTTGACATGAGCAAAGTTTTGGTGCTGCCAAAAGGTATTGATTTGTCTCTTTTTACTCCTTCAACTTCAAATTCCACCAAAATTGAAGCCATCGTAACCCGTTCTTTGCAGCCGGAATACCGACACGATTCCATCCTAAAAGCTTTTTCGATTGTTCAACAAAAAGGAATTGATTTTACAATTACTATCGTTGGTGACGGTACCCGTTTGACTTATTTGAAAGATTTGGCTTCAACCTTACAGATAGAAAACAAGGTGGTTTTTACAGGAAGGATCCCGAATACGGAACTTCCTAAATTACTACAACAATCGAATATCTACATCAGCATGCCAATAACCGAAGGGGTTTCTGCTTCTTTATTTGAAGCCATGGCTTGCCATTGTTATCCTGTAGTTTCTGATATTCCCGGAAATCAGAGTTGGATCACACATCGAAAAAATGGACAGTTAATAACAATTGACGATATCGAAAAACTGGCAGAAGAACTTATTTGGTCTTTTGAAAATCCGGAATCCCGAAATCAGGCTGTACTACAGAACAGAAAATTTGTTGAGGAAAATGCGAATTACAATAGCAACATGAAAATGATTGCAGATAAATACCATGAATTACTTGGCTTACGAGATATGTAG
- a CDS encoding rhomboid family intramembrane serine protease produces the protein MTDFTKKFKLIYLPFLLITISSILGYTFLHWLLFIQLELFSIKEDILKFWLPIGLACLSIYFFLYPRVKLLRFKKDDTPSFICFLAALIIVIPTITAQEYLTTATGKVTDLKDIYQIQKLEKTKYYTLKRCYIDKRNIGVLNMTSLSGKGNTTFNIEIYVTIPIFRTAKDTSKTECEYWLGQKYTHSISNSLSSDDKKYYHNEFAQTVSQEFKYTDFSNFTYLEAIGETKDHDNFDDAVTKNTQYDFKKPIIFKAHKERFEKRNGDKLEWFFILLSGGLFISLIFLLFAKLKTGAIYDFKNRGKARNKSLKEAFDILLPKEDYYITPILVNINIIVFLIMVISGLGFMQFEGKDLLQWGANFKPSTINGQWWRLLTATFLHGGIIHLASNMFGLLFIGALLEPVLGKTKFSLLYLLTGLLASLASIWWFDATVSVGASGAIFGLYGVFLALLLKEVFPKEFSTVFMTSTLIFIAYNLLMGLTGGIDNAAHIGGLLSGFIIGLVLSPIVKKKSEFDNK, from the coding sequence ATGACAGATTTTACAAAAAAATTTAAATTAATCTACCTTCCATTTTTACTAATTACAATAAGTTCTATACTAGGTTATACTTTTTTACACTGGCTCCTTTTTATCCAACTAGAATTATTTTCTATTAAGGAAGATATTTTAAAATTCTGGCTTCCGATCGGATTAGCCTGCCTTTCGATTTACTTTTTTTTATACCCGAGAGTAAAATTACTCCGTTTTAAAAAAGACGACACACCTTCTTTTATTTGTTTTTTAGCAGCACTTATAATTGTCATACCTACCATTACAGCCCAAGAGTATTTAACAACCGCCACAGGAAAAGTAACCGACCTTAAAGATATTTACCAAATACAGAAATTAGAAAAAACGAAATATTATACTTTAAAAAGATGTTACATAGACAAAAGGAATATTGGCGTTCTAAACATGACCTCTCTTAGCGGAAAAGGCAATACAACTTTCAATATCGAGATTTATGTTACAATACCCATTTTCAGAACAGCCAAAGACACCTCAAAAACGGAATGTGAATATTGGCTGGGACAGAAATATACACACAGTATAAGCAACAGTCTTTCATCTGATGATAAAAAATATTATCACAACGAATTTGCACAAACGGTAAGCCAAGAATTTAAATATACCGATTTTAGTAATTTCACTTATCTGGAGGCGATCGGCGAAACTAAGGATCATGACAATTTTGACGATGCTGTTACCAAAAACACGCAATACGATTTTAAAAAACCAATTATTTTTAAAGCCCATAAGGAACGTTTTGAGAAAAGAAATGGCGACAAATTAGAGTGGTTTTTTATCCTATTAAGCGGCGGACTTTTCATCTCGTTAATTTTCCTTCTATTTGCAAAACTAAAAACGGGAGCGATTTACGATTTTAAAAACAGAGGAAAAGCCAGAAACAAAAGCCTAAAAGAAGCCTTTGATATTCTCCTTCCAAAAGAAGACTATTATATAACACCAATCTTAGTAAACATTAACATTATAGTTTTTCTTATAATGGTTATTTCAGGTCTTGGTTTTATGCAGTTCGAAGGAAAAGATTTACTGCAATGGGGAGCCAACTTTAAACCCTCTACAATCAATGGGCAATGGTGGAGACTCCTAACTGCTACATTTCTTCATGGTGGAATAATCCATCTAGCGTCAAACATGTTTGGACTTTTATTTATTGGGGCTTTATTAGAACCTGTTTTAGGGAAAACCAAATTTTCACTTCTCTATTTGTTAACTGGTCTTCTTGCAAGTTTAGCAAGTATATGGTGGTTCGATGCAACTGTTAGTGTGGGTGCTTCCGGTGCTATTTTCGGGCTTTATGGGGTATTTCTTGCTTTACTATTAAAAGAGGTATTTCCAAAAGAATTTAGTACTGTTTTTATGACCAGTACTTTAATATTTATCGCTTATAATCTATTAATGGGATTAACCGGCGGTATTGACAATGCAGCCCATATTGGAGGTCTTTTGAGCGGTTTTATAATTGGCCTTGTTTTATCTCCAATAGTAAAGAAAAAATCAGAATTCGATAACAAATAA